The Pseudomonas eucalypticola genome has a window encoding:
- the gabT gene encoding 4-aminobutyrate--2-oxoglutarate transaminase has product MNSKLNDTPRLLQQREQSVPRGVLTAHPLVIDRAQGSQLWDVDGKRYLDFVGGIGVLNIGHNHPKMVEAVQAQLTKISHACFQVVAYPPYIELAQRLSTLVGGDVPHKAALFTSGAEAVENAIKIARGHTNRPGVIAFRGGFHGRTLLGCSLTGMSQPYKQNFGPFAPEIFHTPYPNPYRGISSADALAALQDVFATQIAADRVAAIIVEPVQGDGGFLTAPPEFLQALRALTEQHGIVLILDEIQAGFGRTGRWFGFQHAGIQPDLVTVAKSLAGGLPLSAVVGRSEIMDAPTPGGLGGTYGGNALACAAALAVIDAFEHEHLLARGEQLGVRLRAGLQVLQQSYPRIGDVRGQGFMLAMEMVSGDADASPDAALAQQVIDAAREGGLLVIKCGVHRNVVRFLAPLTTTDVELDEALVILDRALARVLIA; this is encoded by the coding sequence ATGAACAGCAAACTCAATGACACCCCTCGACTGCTGCAACAGCGTGAACAATCAGTGCCCCGCGGCGTGCTCACCGCCCACCCGCTGGTGATCGACCGCGCCCAGGGCTCACAGTTGTGGGACGTGGACGGCAAGCGCTACCTGGATTTTGTCGGCGGCATCGGCGTGCTCAATATCGGGCACAACCACCCCAAAATGGTCGAAGCGGTGCAGGCGCAGTTGACGAAAATCTCCCATGCCTGTTTTCAGGTGGTCGCCTACCCCCCCTATATTGAGCTGGCGCAGCGTTTGAGCACGCTGGTCGGCGGTGACGTACCGCACAAGGCGGCGTTGTTCACTTCGGGTGCCGAGGCGGTGGAAAACGCCATCAAAATCGCCCGTGGCCACACCAACCGTCCCGGTGTCATCGCCTTTCGCGGTGGCTTCCACGGGCGCACGCTGCTGGGCTGCAGCCTGACTGGCATGAGTCAGCCGTACAAACAGAACTTCGGCCCGTTCGCGCCGGAGATCTTCCATACCCCGTACCCCAACCCCTACCGTGGCATCAGCAGCGCTGATGCACTGGCGGCCTTGCAAGACGTGTTCGCCACCCAGATCGCGGCGGACCGTGTGGCGGCCATCATCGTCGAGCCGGTGCAGGGCGATGGCGGCTTCCTCACCGCGCCGCCGGAGTTTTTGCAGGCACTGCGCGCATTGACCGAGCAACACGGCATTGTGCTGATCCTCGATGAAATCCAGGCCGGATTTGGCCGCACCGGCCGCTGGTTCGGCTTCCAGCACGCTGGCATCCAGCCGGACCTGGTCACCGTCGCCAAGAGCCTGGCCGGCGGCCTGCCGCTGTCCGCCGTGGTCGGGCGCAGTGAGATCATGGACGCGCCCACGCCCGGCGGCCTGGGCGGCACCTATGGTGGCAATGCCCTGGCCTGCGCCGCGGCGCTGGCGGTGATCGACGCCTTTGAGCACGAGCATTTGCTGGCCCGGGGCGAACAGTTGGGCGTGCGCTTGCGCGCGGGGCTGCAGGTGCTGCAGCAGAGCTACCCGCGCATCGGCGACGTGCGCGGGCAAGGCTTCATGCTGGCCATGGAAATGGTCAGCGGCGATGCCGATGCCAGCCCCGACGCGGCCCTGGCCCAGCAGGTCATCGACGCCGCCCGCGAAGGCGGACTGCTGGTGATCAAGTGCGGGGTGCACCGCAATGTCGTGCGTTTCCTCGCCCCCCTGACCACCACCGACGTCGAGCTCGACGAAGCCCTGGTTATCCTCGACCGCGCGTTGGCACGGGTCTTGATTGCCTGA
- a CDS encoding 2-hydroxyacid dehydrogenase → MALLYKADPQRGERWRQLFAAHAPDIEFRQWPDIGNPAEIEYLAAWQAPDDLATLLPNLKALLAISAGVDQLNLSALPPHLPVARMLDPGITQGMCEYATWAVLSLHRDMLRYRAQQQAGAWEARALVPASQRRVGVMGMGQQGKAIVKCLQGLGFALSGWARSAHQLTGVECFAGPAQLPAFLGQCDILICLLPLTEQTRGILDLSLFEQLPRGAALINMGRGAHLNEADLLTALASGQLSGAVLDVLGVEPAPADHPFWQHPGIMLTPHIAAMTQPDSAFAVLLDNIRRHQRGEPLNGQIDRADGY, encoded by the coding sequence ATGGCCCTGCTCTACAAAGCCGACCCCCAGCGAGGCGAGCGCTGGCGACAGCTGTTCGCCGCCCACGCCCCCGACATCGAGTTCCGCCAGTGGCCCGACATCGGCAACCCTGCGGAGATCGAATACCTGGCCGCGTGGCAGGCACCCGATGACCTGGCCACCCTGCTGCCCAACCTCAAGGCCTTGCTGGCGATATCCGCCGGGGTCGACCAGTTGAACCTGTCCGCACTGCCCCCGCACTTGCCGGTGGCGCGCATGCTCGACCCAGGCATCACCCAGGGCATGTGCGAATACGCTACCTGGGCGGTGCTGAGCCTGCACCGCGACATGCTGCGCTACCGTGCCCAGCAGCAGGCCGGGGCATGGGAAGCGCGGGCGCTGGTGCCCGCCAGCCAGCGTCGCGTCGGAGTGATGGGGATGGGGCAGCAGGGCAAGGCCATCGTCAAGTGTCTGCAGGGGCTGGGTTTTGCGCTATCGGGCTGGGCGCGCAGCGCGCATCAGCTGACAGGGGTCGAGTGTTTCGCCGGTCCTGCGCAGTTGCCTGCCTTTCTCGGCCAGTGCGACATCCTGATCTGCCTGCTGCCGTTGACCGAGCAGACCCGCGGCATCCTCGACCTTTCCTTGTTCGAGCAACTGCCCAGGGGCGCTGCCCTGATCAACATGGGCCGTGGGGCACACCTGAACGAAGCCGACCTGCTGACGGCCTTGGCCAGCGGCCAGTTGAGCGGCGCGGTGCTGGACGTGCTGGGGGTTGAGCCGGCCCCGGCCGACCACCCTTTCTGGCAGCACCCCGGCATTATGCTGACACCGCACATCGCTGCCATGACACAACCGGACAGCGCCTTTGCCGTGCTGCTGGACAACATCCGCCGCCACCAGCGCGGCGAACCTCTGAACGGCCAGATCGACCGCGCCGACGGCTACTGA
- a CDS encoding NAD-dependent succinate-semialdehyde dehydrogenase, with protein sequence MLRNRLKDPTLLAERAYINGQWLAADDGATLEVLDPATGQCIAHVPALQGAETRRAIEAAEAALPAWRERPAAQRALLLEAWYQAILDNLDDLALIMTLEQGKPLAEAQGEIRYAASFVKWFAEEARRQYGETIPSPSGDRRLLTLKQPVGVCAAITPWNFPSAMITRKCAPALAAGCTIVVKPSDLTPLSALALAVLAERVGIAAGVFNVVTGMPQGIGGELTGNPAVRKISFTGSTAVGRLLMRQSAEHIKRLSLELGGNAPFIVFDDADIEQAVAGLMQSKFRNAGQTCVCANRILVQTGIYARFAARLLQEVATLKVGNGLEAGVTLGPLINQAAVEKVARHVDDALGQGARLLCGGVPEAASPFVEPVVLADVTADMLCTREETFGPLVPLIRFDTEAQAVAIANDTPYGLAAYYFTQNLQRSWRVGEALEFGMVGLNTGAISMEVAPFGGVKQSGLGREGSRYGLDEYLEIKAFHIGGL encoded by the coding sequence ATGTTGCGCAACCGCTTGAAAGACCCCACCCTGCTGGCCGAACGGGCCTATATCAACGGGCAATGGCTGGCTGCCGATGACGGCGCCACCCTGGAGGTGCTCGACCCGGCCACCGGCCAGTGCATCGCCCACGTACCGGCCCTGCAGGGTGCCGAAACCCGCCGCGCCATCGAGGCCGCCGAAGCGGCGTTGCCGGCGTGGCGTGAACGCCCGGCGGCGCAGCGTGCCTTGCTGCTGGAGGCCTGGTACCAGGCGATTCTGGACAACCTGGACGACCTGGCACTGATCATGACCCTGGAGCAAGGCAAGCCCCTGGCCGAGGCCCAGGGCGAGATCCGCTACGCCGCCAGCTTCGTCAAATGGTTCGCCGAGGAAGCCCGACGCCAGTACGGCGAGACCATTCCTTCGCCCAGTGGCGACCGTCGTCTGTTGACGCTCAAGCAGCCGGTGGGTGTCTGCGCCGCCATCACCCCCTGGAATTTCCCCTCCGCCATGATCACCCGCAAGTGCGCGCCTGCGTTGGCGGCGGGGTGCACCATCGTGGTCAAACCTTCGGACTTGACACCGTTGTCGGCCCTGGCCCTGGCGGTGCTGGCCGAGCGGGTGGGCATTGCGGCCGGGGTGTTCAACGTGGTGACCGGCATGCCCCAGGGCATCGGCGGCGAGCTGACCGGCAACCCTGCCGTGCGCAAGATATCCTTTACCGGCTCCACCGCCGTTGGCCGGCTGCTGATGCGCCAGAGCGCCGAACACATCAAGCGCCTGAGCCTGGAGCTGGGCGGCAACGCGCCGTTCATTGTGTTTGATGATGCCGACATCGAGCAGGCAGTGGCGGGGCTGATGCAGAGCAAGTTCCGCAACGCCGGGCAGACGTGCGTGTGCGCCAACCGCATCCTGGTGCAAACGGGGATTTACGCGCGCTTTGCCGCGCGGTTGCTGCAGGAAGTGGCGACGCTGAAGGTCGGCAACGGCCTGGAGGCGGGCGTCACCCTGGGGCCGTTGATCAACCAGGCCGCCGTGGAAAAAGTCGCGCGCCATGTGGATGACGCCCTGGGGCAGGGCGCGCGGCTGCTGTGCGGCGGTGTGCCAGAGGCGGCCAGCCCCTTCGTCGAGCCCGTGGTGCTGGCGGATGTCACGGCTGACATGCTGTGCACCCGCGAGGAAACCTTCGGCCCGCTGGTGCCCTTGATTCGCTTCGACACCGAAGCCCAGGCGGTCGCCATCGCCAACGACACCCCCTACGGGCTGGCGGCCTATTACTTCACCCAGAACCTGCAGCGTTCATGGCGGGTAGGGGAGGCGTTGGAGTTTGGCATGGTGGGGCTCAATACCGGGGCCATCTCCATGGAAGTCGCACCGTTTGGTGGTGTTAAGCAATCCGGGCTGGGCCGTGAAGGTTCGCGCTACGGGCTGGACGAATACCTGGAAATCAAGGCGTTTCACATCGGCGGGCTGTAA
- the argE gene encoding acetylornithine deacetylase has protein sequence MNPRTLDILKQLISFDTTSSESNLALIHCVQQRLEAKGIETRLVHDDAGTKANLFASVGPRDVPGVLLSGHTDVVPVAGQAWTRPPFQATVSDGKLYGRGACDMKGFIAVAIDTLLTAADQPLSRPLQLALSYDEEIGCVGVRRLLDVLHLAPQRPFLCIVGEPTQMHFALGHKGKASYRVQCHGQEAHSSLAPLAANAIHLASDFITRLRATQQRLQAQGAHDDAYDIAYSTVHVGRIDGGKALNIVPNLCTLEFEIRHLPADDPEVMLADLAEQAEAIAREAKKVSGVADIHIETLNAYPGLETSPTVEAVRWLKAFAPAETAQVKVAFGTEGGLFAQRLNVPVVVCGPGSIEQAHKPDEYVELAQLEACEHLLHTLLQGVRG, from the coding sequence ATGAACCCACGCACACTCGACATTCTCAAACAACTGATCAGCTTTGACACCACGTCGTCCGAGTCCAACCTGGCGCTGATCCACTGCGTGCAGCAACGACTCGAGGCCAAGGGTATCGAAACCCGCCTGGTGCATGACGATGCCGGTACCAAGGCCAACCTGTTCGCCAGTGTCGGCCCCAGGGACGTGCCCGGCGTGCTGCTGTCCGGTCACACCGATGTGGTGCCCGTGGCCGGCCAGGCCTGGACCAGGCCGCCGTTCCAGGCCACCGTCAGTGACGGCAAGCTATACGGCCGTGGCGCCTGCGACATGAAGGGTTTCATCGCCGTGGCCATCGATACGCTGCTGACGGCCGCTGACCAGCCGCTCAGCCGGCCGCTGCAATTGGCCCTGTCCTATGATGAGGAAATCGGCTGCGTGGGCGTGCGCCGTCTGCTGGATGTGTTGCACCTGGCGCCCCAGCGGCCGTTCCTGTGCATCGTCGGCGAGCCCACCCAGATGCACTTCGCCCTTGGCCACAAGGGCAAGGCCTCGTACCGTGTGCAGTGCCACGGCCAGGAAGCGCATTCGTCCCTGGCACCACTGGCGGCCAACGCCATTCACCTGGCCAGCGACTTCATCACCCGGCTGCGCGCCACCCAACAACGCCTGCAAGCGCAGGGTGCCCATGATGATGCTTACGATATCGCCTACAGCACCGTGCACGTCGGGCGTATCGATGGCGGCAAGGCGCTGAACATCGTGCCCAACCTGTGCACCCTGGAATTCGAGATTCGCCACCTGCCGGCCGATGATCCCGAGGTGATGCTGGCGGACCTGGCCGAGCAGGCCGAGGCCATTGCCCGCGAGGCGAAGAAGGTCAGTGGCGTGGCCGACATCCACATCGAAACCCTCAACGCGTACCCGGGCCTGGAAACCTCGCCGACGGTAGAGGCGGTGCGCTGGCTGAAGGCATTCGCCCCGGCCGAAACGGCCCAGGTCAAAGTCGCCTTTGGTACCGAGGGCGGGCTGTTCGCCCAACGCCTGAACGTGCCGGTGGTGGTCTGCGGGCCGGGTTCCATCGAGCAGGCGCACAAGCCCGACGAGTACGTGGAACTGGCACAACTGGAGGCCTGCGAACACCTGCTGCACACTCTGTTGCAGGGCGTGCGCGGCTGA
- a CDS encoding NAD(P)/FAD-dependent oxidoreductase produces MNVQQADVVIVGGGFMGAAAAFFLRQHGRSVIVLERDQIGQYASGVNFGNVRRQGRYLCQLELSNRSYHLWKRLPELIGEDLEFLPSGHMRVCYDAAHIADLEAYAQAPEARELDLQIFSGKALHERFPFLGPEVQGGSYAPHDGHANPRLAAPAFARAAVRAGATVHERTEVREVQKVGGDFHIETSDGRRFSAPNLLVTAGAWGDRLSAQFGEPVPLDTNGPQMAVTEPVPYALKTVIGVYTKVPEEVIYFRQIARGNIVIGGGYRSKPDMLNRRAHVEPRSILNQISQMRRLVPGIAPLNIIRVWSGIESYTPDSLPIMGPSGQVDGLYYAFGFCGAGFQLGPGVGAVMAELIATGSTRTRIHDFHINRFAPAPSVNALKKPARTH; encoded by the coding sequence ATGAACGTGCAACAGGCCGATGTAGTCATCGTGGGCGGCGGCTTCATGGGCGCGGCCGCCGCGTTTTTCCTGCGCCAGCATGGACGCTCGGTGATTGTGCTGGAACGTGACCAGATCGGTCAGTACGCCAGCGGCGTCAACTTCGGCAATGTCCGCCGCCAGGGCCGTTACCTGTGCCAGCTGGAGCTGTCCAACCGGTCGTATCACCTGTGGAAGCGCCTGCCGGAATTGATCGGCGAAGACTTGGAGTTTCTGCCCAGCGGGCACATGCGGGTGTGTTATGACGCGGCGCACATCGCCGATCTGGAAGCCTACGCTCAGGCGCCGGAAGCCCGCGAACTGGACTTGCAGATTTTCAGTGGCAAGGCCTTGCATGAGCGCTTCCCGTTTCTGGGGCCGGAAGTTCAGGGCGGTTCCTACGCGCCCCACGACGGTCACGCCAACCCGCGCCTGGCGGCCCCGGCGTTTGCCCGCGCCGCTGTCCGCGCGGGGGCCACGGTGCATGAGCGCACCGAGGTGCGCGAGGTGCAAAAGGTAGGCGGTGACTTCCACATCGAGACCAGCGACGGGCGCCGCTTCAGTGCGCCCAACCTGCTGGTGACCGCCGGCGCCTGGGGCGACAGGCTGTCGGCGCAGTTCGGTGAACCGGTACCGCTGGACACCAACGGCCCGCAGATGGCTGTGACGGAGCCGGTGCCTTACGCCTTGAAAACAGTGATTGGCGTATACACCAAGGTTCCGGAAGAAGTGATCTACTTCCGCCAGATCGCCCGTGGCAACATCGTCATTGGCGGCGGTTACCGCAGCAAGCCGGACATGCTCAACCGCCGCGCCCACGTCGAGCCGCGCAGCATCCTCAACCAGATCAGCCAGATGCGCCGGCTGGTGCCGGGCATTGCGCCGTTGAACATCATTCGGGTGTGGAGCGGTATCGAGAGCTACACGCCGGACTCATTGCCGATCATGGGCCCCAGCGGCCAGGTCGACGGCCTGTACTACGCCTTTGGTTTCTGCGGCGCCGGCTTCCAACTGGGCCCCGGCGTGGGTGCGGTCATGGCCGAACTGATCGCCACCGGCAGCACCCGCACGCGTATTCACGATTTCCACATCAACCGATTTGCACCTGCCCCCTCTGTGAACGCGCTCAAGAAGCCAGCCAGAACACACTGA
- a CDS encoding NAD(P)/FAD-dependent oxidoreductase, which yields MATARVTIVGAGPAGIRCAETLLAAGIRPTLVDEGRRAGGQIYRRQPEGFTRDYRQLYGSEAGKAQALHERFDQVRGQLDYRPDTLVWNLADQQLCCVSQGRHTALEYDALVLCTGATDRLLPVQGWELAGTYSLGGAQIALKAQAVSIGASVVFMGTGPLLYLVASQYVKAGAKVAAVLDTSPLYSRLRAAPKLLARPGVLATGVGLLAGLYQAGVAVHLGVTPLHIDGDERTGVQGVTVRTGKGATVRVGCDAVALGYHLRPETQLADLAGCAFAFDEASGQWLVQTDQDGRTSLASVYAAGDGARIRGADAAEAAGRLAALALLNDLGLPVASGAAEAQRRVLARMERFRLGLTEAFPWPAAQVQHVPDEAIVCRCEMISAGELRGVVREKGACEVNRAKAFSRVGMGRCQGRYCSQAGAEIIAAAAGVPVKEVGRQRGQAPVKPLTLKLQEVQA from the coding sequence ATGGCCACTGCGCGGGTAACCATTGTTGGCGCCGGGCCCGCGGGCATCCGCTGCGCCGAAACCCTGTTGGCGGCCGGTATTCGCCCGACCCTGGTGGACGAGGGGCGTCGCGCGGGCGGGCAGATCTACCGCCGCCAGCCCGAGGGCTTCACCCGGGACTACCGTCAACTGTACGGCAGCGAGGCCGGCAAGGCCCAGGCCCTGCACGAACGTTTCGACCAGGTGCGCGGGCAGCTGGATTACCGCCCCGATACCCTGGTGTGGAATCTGGCAGACCAGCAACTGTGCTGTGTCAGCCAGGGCCGCCATACGGCGCTCGAATACGACGCGCTGGTGCTATGCACCGGTGCCACCGACCGGCTGTTGCCGGTACAGGGCTGGGAGTTGGCGGGTACCTACAGCCTGGGCGGCGCACAGATCGCGCTGAAGGCCCAGGCGGTCTCCATCGGTGCCAGCGTGGTGTTCATGGGCACGGGGCCGCTGCTGTACCTGGTGGCCAGCCAGTACGTGAAGGCCGGTGCCAAGGTGGCTGCCGTTCTGGACACCTCGCCGCTGTATTCGCGGCTGCGCGCCGCGCCAAAATTGCTGGCCCGCCCGGGCGTGCTGGCCACCGGCGTCGGTTTGCTGGCCGGGTTGTACCAGGCGGGTGTGGCCGTGCACCTAGGTGTCACGCCGTTGCATATTGATGGCGACGAACGCACGGGTGTGCAGGGCGTGACCGTGCGCACGGGCAAAGGCGCGACCGTGCGGGTAGGCTGCGACGCCGTCGCCCTGGGCTACCACCTGCGCCCGGAAACTCAACTGGCGGACTTGGCCGGTTGCGCCTTCGCGTTCGACGAGGCATCCGGCCAGTGGCTGGTGCAGACCGATCAAGACGGCCGCACCTCATTGGCCAGCGTCTACGCCGCTGGCGATGGTGCACGTATTCGTGGCGCGGACGCGGCAGAGGCGGCGGGGCGCTTGGCGGCCCTGGCGTTGTTGAACGACCTGGGTTTGCCGGTGGCATCGGGCGCGGCCGAGGCCCAGCGGCGGGTCCTGGCCCGGATGGAGCGCTTCCGCCTGGGCCTCACCGAGGCGTTTCCATGGCCGGCGGCGCAGGTTCAGCACGTGCCGGACGAAGCCATCGTCTGCCGCTGCGAGATGATCAGCGCCGGCGAACTGCGCGGCGTGGTCCGCGAAAAGGGCGCCTGCGAGGTCAACCGCGCCAAGGCGTTCAGCCGGGTGGGCATGGGCCGGTGCCAGGGCCGTTACTGCTCCCAGGCCGGAGCCGAGATCATCGCGGCCGCGGCCGGGGTGCCCGTCAAGGAAGTGGGGCGCCAACGTGGCCAGGCCCCGGTCAAGCCACTGACCCTGAAGCTGCAGGAGGTACAGGCATGA
- a CDS encoding (2Fe-2S)-binding protein, protein MSARFVRLAEQQRPAVHLLVDGQPVQALEGDTLMVALLTSGDSLRGSEFDNGRRAGFCLMGACQDCWVWTRDGERLRACGEDVRDGLDILTSQPEAAWPLRG, encoded by the coding sequence ATGAGTGCCCGTTTTGTCCGCTTGGCCGAGCAGCAACGCCCGGCTGTTCACTTGCTGGTCGACGGCCAGCCGGTTCAGGCGCTGGAAGGCGACACGCTGATGGTGGCGCTGCTGACCAGTGGCGACAGCCTGCGCGGCTCTGAATTCGACAACGGCCGGCGCGCCGGTTTCTGCCTGATGGGCGCCTGCCAGGACTGCTGGGTATGGACCCGCGACGGCGAGCGCCTGCGCGCGTGCGGTGAAGACGTGCGCGACGGCCTGGATATTCTTACCTCACAACCGGAGGCGGCATGGCCACTGCGCGGGTAA
- a CDS encoding ABC transporter ATP-binding protein: MSHLIQVKDLRVNACGDSGETEIVKGVSFNLERGEVLALIGESGSGKTTIALSLLGYARRGCRIAGGEVRLGDQDVLTLSEGELQSLRGNRVSYVAQSAAAAFNPAHRLIDQVLEGALIHGVGGSREQLRTKAIELFRDLALPDPEHIGERYPHQVSGGQLQRVMAAMALISDPLLVVLDEPTTALDVTTQIEVLRAFKRVVRERGATAVYVSHDLAVVAQMADQIIVLKGGQILEDNGTAALLKSPNHEYTRRLLEAARPAAKIRVDDAARGDTPLLSLRGLTAGYGPRDLHGLPRIRVLEDIDLTLHRGQAIGIIGESGSGKSTLARVVAGLLQPARGEVMFDGQPLSSDLQGRSPDQFRRIQMVFQNADTALNPMHSIATILGRPLRACHGLKGAAQRQRIDELLDLVKLPRSLAERHPGALSGGQKQRVNLARALAAKPDLILCDEVTSALDTVVGAAILELLAELRRELGVSYLFISHDISTVRALCDDVAVMYSGHIVESGSRQALGQAPFHPYTNLLINSVPALRQGWLESTAVACKLPPISAPTVNQRELCTFLNRCPLRVEGLCNYTAPNRRVIAGGSEILCHLDSPQLAAGQPTLVLPAQGAYA, from the coding sequence ATGAGCCATCTCATCCAAGTCAAGGACCTGCGGGTCAATGCCTGCGGCGACAGCGGCGAAACCGAGATCGTCAAGGGTGTGAGTTTCAACCTGGAACGCGGGGAAGTACTGGCGCTGATCGGCGAGTCGGGTTCGGGCAAGACCACCATTGCCCTGTCGTTGCTGGGCTATGCGCGCCGTGGCTGCCGCATCGCCGGCGGTGAAGTGCGGCTGGGCGATCAAGACGTGTTGACCCTGAGCGAGGGCGAACTGCAAAGCCTGCGCGGCAACCGGGTGAGCTACGTGGCGCAGAGCGCCGCAGCGGCGTTCAACCCGGCTCACCGCTTGATCGATCAGGTGCTCGAAGGCGCGCTCATCCACGGTGTGGGCGGCAGCCGCGAGCAATTGCGCACAAAGGCCATCGAGTTGTTCCGCGACCTCGCCCTGCCGGACCCCGAGCACATCGGCGAGCGTTACCCGCACCAGGTCTCGGGCGGGCAGTTGCAGCGCGTCATGGCCGCCATGGCGCTGATCAGCGACCCCCTGCTGGTGGTGCTCGACGAGCCAACCACGGCGCTGGATGTCACCACCCAGATCGAGGTGTTGCGGGCCTTCAAGCGCGTGGTGCGCGAGCGTGGCGCCACGGCGGTGTACGTCAGCCATGACCTGGCGGTGGTGGCACAGATGGCCGACCAGATCATCGTGCTCAAGGGCGGGCAGATTCTGGAAGACAACGGCACCGCCGCGCTGCTCAAGTCGCCGAACCATGAATACACCCGCCGTTTGCTGGAGGCCGCGCGCCCGGCGGCGAAGATTCGCGTCGACGATGCGGCCCGGGGCGATACGCCGTTGCTGAGCCTGCGCGGCCTGACCGCCGGCTATGGCCCTCGCGACCTGCACGGGCTGCCGCGCATCCGCGTGCTGGAAGACATCGACCTGACCCTGCACCGGGGGCAGGCCATCGGCATCATCGGCGAGTCAGGCTCGGGCAAGTCTACCCTGGCGCGGGTGGTGGCCGGCTTGCTGCAACCGGCGCGTGGCGAGGTCATGTTCGACGGCCAGCCCTTGTCCAGTGACCTGCAGGGGCGTTCGCCAGACCAGTTCCGGCGCATACAGATGGTGTTCCAGAACGCCGACACCGCACTCAACCCCATGCACAGCATCGCCACTATTCTTGGCCGCCCCTTGCGGGCGTGCCACGGCCTGAAAGGCGCCGCCCAGCGCCAGCGCATCGATGAACTGCTGGACCTGGTGAAGCTGCCGCGCAGCCTGGCTGAACGGCACCCTGGCGCCCTGTCGGGCGGGCAGAAACAGCGGGTCAACCTGGCCAGGGCCTTGGCCGCCAAGCCGGACCTGATTCTGTGCGACGAGGTGACCTCGGCCCTGGACACGGTGGTGGGGGCGGCGATTCTGGAGCTGCTGGCCGAACTGCGCCGCGAGCTGGGGGTGTCGTACCTCTTCATCAGCCACGACATTTCCACCGTGCGCGCCCTGTGTGACGACGTGGCGGTGATGTACAGCGGCCACATCGTTGAAAGCGGCAGCCGCCAGGCGCTGGGGCAGGCACCGTTCCATCCTTACACCAACCTGTTGATCAACTCTGTGCCGGCCCTGCGCCAGGGCTGGCTGGAAAGCACGGCGGTGGCGTGCAAGCTGCCACCCATCAGCGCGCCCACCGTCAACCAGCGCGAGTTGTGCACGTTCCTCAACCGTTGCCCGCTGCGGGTGGAAGGCTTGTGCAACTACACCGCGCCCAATCGCCGGGTGATCGCCGGTGGCAGCGAGATTCTCTGCCACCTGGACAGCCCGCAACTGGCCGCTGGCCAACCAACCCTTGTCTTGCCCGCTCAGGGAGCCTACGCATGA
- a CDS encoding ABC transporter permease, giving the protein MNNVIGKSARFKPFPRVRTPLLGLVGAGFCAFWLLVALFGGWLAPHGVGDVISSNVFDDIGRAFPLGTDYLGRDMLSRVLIGARFTVGLALVAAVLASTVGTSLALLSVVSSRWLDGCVSRLMDALISIPSKMLALVVVSAFGASVPLLIATAVLSYAPGCYRIARSLATNIEALEYVQVARTRGEPRWYIACVEILPNMLNPVLTDLGLRFGFIVLLLSGMSFLGLGVQPPDADLGSLVRENIGGLSQGAPALVIPALAIGSMTVGINLLIDSISSRRQHSQGGR; this is encoded by the coding sequence ATGAACAACGTCATTGGCAAGTCTGCCCGTTTCAAACCGTTCCCTCGGGTGCGCACGCCGCTGTTGGGCCTGGTCGGCGCGGGGTTCTGTGCCTTCTGGCTGCTGGTGGCGCTGTTCGGCGGCTGGCTGGCGCCCCACGGCGTGGGTGACGTGATCTCCAGCAACGTGTTCGATGACATAGGCCGGGCGTTCCCCCTGGGTACTGACTACCTGGGCCGCGACATGCTCAGCCGGGTGTTGATCGGCGCGCGTTTCACCGTCGGCCTGGCCCTGGTGGCGGCGGTACTCGCCAGCACCGTGGGCACCTCCTTGGCCTTGCTCTCGGTGGTATCGTCACGCTGGTTGGACGGCTGCGTCAGCCGCCTGATGGATGCGTTGATTTCCATCCCCAGCAAGATGCTGGCGCTGGTGGTGGTGTCGGCGTTCGGGGCCTCGGTGCCTTTGCTGATTGCCACGGCGGTGCTCAGCTATGCACCGGGTTGCTACCGCATTGCCCGCAGCCTGGCCACCAACATCGAAGCGCTGGAGTACGTGCAAGTGGCCCGTACCCGCGGCGAGCCGCGCTGGTACATCGCTTGCGTGGAAATATTGCCGAACATGCTCAACCCGGTGCTCACCGACCTGGGCCTGCGGTTCGGTTTCATTGTGCTGCTGCTCAGTGGCATGAGTTTTCTGGGCCTGGGCGTGCAGCCGCCGGACGCCGACCTGGGTTCGCTGGTGCGGGAAAACATCGGCGGCCTTAGCCAGGGGGCGCCGGCACTGGTGATCCCGGCGTTGGCCATCGGCTCCATGACCGTGGGCATCAACCTGCTGATCGACAGCATTTCCAGCCGTCGCCAGCATAGCCAGGGAGGGCGCTGA